The following coding sequences are from one Microtus pennsylvanicus isolate mMicPen1 chromosome 1, mMicPen1.hap1, whole genome shotgun sequence window:
- the Cblc gene encoding E3 ubiquitin-protein ligase CBL-C isoform X3 has product MASPRGWQWGEPRAFGRAVKLLQRLEEQCRDPRLVMGPPSLRILLPRTAQLLREVAKARREAEGDPEGPGGAGDYLVIYLANLEAKGRKVAELLPPRGKKDANEEVFREGSRFRRQLAKLALIFSHMHAELSALFPGGRYCGHLYQLTKGSAHTFWREHCGIRCVLPWAEFQSLLCACHPVEPGPITQALRSTLDLTCSGHVSVFEFDIFTRLFQPWPTLLKNWLLLAVNHPGYMAFLTYDEVQTRLQACRDKPGSYIFRPSCTRLGQWAIGYVSPEGSILQTIPPNKPLFEVLLKGQKDGILLYPDGKNHNPDLTELCQAELHQRIEVSEEQLQLYEAMNSTFELCKICAERDKDVRIEPCGHLLCSHCLATWQSDSQTCPFCRCQIKGHEAVSICQAQERSVEFRATAEEARDNCHQEAVWNLDPVTPAAPPLPPEDPSPRRPQDNGWLTVAPLTLPRLRAPLPLPKMATVMWEVPTRPQAREGATGSS; this is encoded by the exons ATGGCATCCCCGCGAGGATGGCAGTGGGGAGAGCCACGAGCGTTCGGCCGGGCAGTGAAGCTGCTACAGCGCTTGGAAGAGCAATGCAGGGACCCCAGACTTGTTATGGGGCCCCCGTCGCTGCGGATCCTTCTGCCCCGCACCGCTCAACTACTTCGAGAAGTGGCAAAAGCCCGGCGCGAGGCTGAGGGAGACCCCGAGGGTCCCGGTGGCGCTGGGGATTATCTGGTCATCTACCTGGCCAATCTGGAGGCCAAAGGCAGGAAGGTGGCCGAGCTGCTGCCACCCCGAGGCAAAAAGGATGCGAACGAGGAGGTTTTCCGGGAGGGCTCCAGATTCAG GCGACAGCTGGCCAAGCTGGCCCTCATCTTCAGTCACATGCACGCGGAGCTGAGTGCACTCTTCCCTGGGGGGAGGTACTGTGGACACCTGTACCAGCTCACTAAGGGCTCTGCCCACACCTTCTGGAGGGAGCACTGTGGAATCCG GTGCGTGCTTCCCTGGGCGGAGTTCCAGTCCCTGCTGTGTGCTTGCCACCCTGTGGAACCAGGCCCCATCACCCAGGCCTTGCGTTCCACCTTGGACCTCACCTGTAGTGGCCACGTGTCTGTCTTTGAATTTGACATCTTCACCAGGCTCTTCCAG cCGTGGCCGACCCTACTCAAGAACTGGCTGCTCCTGGCTGTCAACCACCCCGGCTACATGGCCTTCTTGACCTATGATGAAGTCCAGACGCGCCTGCAGGCCTGCAGGGACAAACCAGGCAG CTACATCTTCAGGCCCAGCTGTACTCGCCTGGGGCAGTGGGCTATTGGGTACGTGAGTCCCGAGGGAAGCATCCTACAGACCATTCCTCCCAACAAACCCCTGTTCGAGGTGCTCCTGAAAGGACAAAAGGACGGCAT CCTCCTCTACCCTGATGGAAAGAACCACAACCCAGATCTGACTGAGCTGTGCCAGGCAGAACTCCACCAGCGCATTGAGGTATCAGAG GAGCAACTGCAGCTCTATGAAGCCATGAACTCCACATTTGAGCTGTGCAAGATCTGTGCTGAGAGGGACAAGGACGTGAGGATCGAGCCTTGTGGGCACCTTCTCTGCAGCCACTGCCTGGCTACCTGGCAG TCGGATAGCCAGACCTGTCCCTTCTGCCGGTGTCAGATCAAAGGCCACGAGGCTGTGAGTATCTGTCAGGCACAAGAGAGGTCCGTGGAGTTCAGAGCCActgcagaggaagccagagaCAACTGTCACCAAGAAGCTGTGTGGAATCTGGACCCG GTGACTCCCGCTGCTCCCCCATTGCCCCCTGAAGATCCGTCCCCTAGGAGACCCCAAGACAACGGTTGGCTGACAGTG
- the Cblc gene encoding E3 ubiquitin-protein ligase CBL-C isoform X2: MASPRGWQWGEPRAFGRAVKLLQRLEEQCRDPRLVMGPPSLRILLPRTAQLLREVAKARREAEGDPEGPGGAGDYLVIYLANLEAKGRKVAELLPPRGKKDANEEVFREGSRFRRQLAKLALIFSHMHAELSALFPGGRYCGHLYQLTKGSAHTFWREHCGIRCVLPWAEFQSLLCACHPVEPGPITQALRSTLDLTCSGHVSVFEFDIFTRLFQPWPTLLKNWLLLAVNHPGYMAFLTYDEVQTRLQACRDKPGSYIFRPSCTRLGQWAIGYVSPEGSILQTIPPNKPLFEVLLKGQKDGILLYPDGKNHNPDLTELCQAELHQRIEVSEEQLQLYEAMNSTFELCKICAERDKDVRIEPCGHLLCSHCLATWQQSDSQTCPFCRCQIKGHEAVSICQAQERSVEFRATAEEARDNCHQEAVWNLDPVTPAAPPLPPEDPSPRRPQDNGWLTVAPLTLPRLRAPLPLPKMATVMWEVPTRPQAREGATGS; the protein is encoded by the exons ATGGCATCCCCGCGAGGATGGCAGTGGGGAGAGCCACGAGCGTTCGGCCGGGCAGTGAAGCTGCTACAGCGCTTGGAAGAGCAATGCAGGGACCCCAGACTTGTTATGGGGCCCCCGTCGCTGCGGATCCTTCTGCCCCGCACCGCTCAACTACTTCGAGAAGTGGCAAAAGCCCGGCGCGAGGCTGAGGGAGACCCCGAGGGTCCCGGTGGCGCTGGGGATTATCTGGTCATCTACCTGGCCAATCTGGAGGCCAAAGGCAGGAAGGTGGCCGAGCTGCTGCCACCCCGAGGCAAAAAGGATGCGAACGAGGAGGTTTTCCGGGAGGGCTCCAGATTCAG GCGACAGCTGGCCAAGCTGGCCCTCATCTTCAGTCACATGCACGCGGAGCTGAGTGCACTCTTCCCTGGGGGGAGGTACTGTGGACACCTGTACCAGCTCACTAAGGGCTCTGCCCACACCTTCTGGAGGGAGCACTGTGGAATCCG GTGCGTGCTTCCCTGGGCGGAGTTCCAGTCCCTGCTGTGTGCTTGCCACCCTGTGGAACCAGGCCCCATCACCCAGGCCTTGCGTTCCACCTTGGACCTCACCTGTAGTGGCCACGTGTCTGTCTTTGAATTTGACATCTTCACCAGGCTCTTCCAG cCGTGGCCGACCCTACTCAAGAACTGGCTGCTCCTGGCTGTCAACCACCCCGGCTACATGGCCTTCTTGACCTATGATGAAGTCCAGACGCGCCTGCAGGCCTGCAGGGACAAACCAGGCAG CTACATCTTCAGGCCCAGCTGTACTCGCCTGGGGCAGTGGGCTATTGGGTACGTGAGTCCCGAGGGAAGCATCCTACAGACCATTCCTCCCAACAAACCCCTGTTCGAGGTGCTCCTGAAAGGACAAAAGGACGGCAT CCTCCTCTACCCTGATGGAAAGAACCACAACCCAGATCTGACTGAGCTGTGCCAGGCAGAACTCCACCAGCGCATTGAGGTATCAGAG GAGCAACTGCAGCTCTATGAAGCCATGAACTCCACATTTGAGCTGTGCAAGATCTGTGCTGAGAGGGACAAGGACGTGAGGATCGAGCCTTGTGGGCACCTTCTCTGCAGCCACTGCCTGGCTACCTGGCAG CAGTCGGATAGCCAGACCTGTCCCTTCTGCCGGTGTCAGATCAAAGGCCACGAGGCTGTGAGTATCTGTCAGGCACAAGAGAGGTCCGTGGAGTTCAGAGCCActgcagaggaagccagagaCAACTGTCACCAAGAAGCTGTGTGGAATCTGGACCCG GTGACTCCCGCTGCTCCCCCATTGCCCCCTGAAGATCCGTCCCCTAGGAGACCCCAAGACAACGGTTGGCTGACAGTG
- the Cblc gene encoding E3 ubiquitin-protein ligase CBL-C isoform X1, translating to MASPRGWQWGEPRAFGRAVKLLQRLEEQCRDPRLVMGPPSLRILLPRTAQLLREVAKARREAEGDPEGPGGAGDYLVIYLANLEAKGRKVAELLPPRGKKDANEEVFREGSRFRRQLAKLALIFSHMHAELSALFPGGRYCGHLYQLTKGSAHTFWREHCGIRCVLPWAEFQSLLCACHPVEPGPITQALRSTLDLTCSGHVSVFEFDIFTRLFQPWPTLLKNWLLLAVNHPGYMAFLTYDEVQTRLQACRDKPGSYIFRPSCTRLGQWAIGYVSPEGSILQTIPPNKPLFEVLLKGQKDGILLYPDGKNHNPDLTELCQAELHQRIEVSEEQLQLYEAMNSTFELCKICAERDKDVRIEPCGHLLCSHCLATWQQSDSQTCPFCRCQIKGHEAVSICQAQERSVEFRATAEEARDNCHQEAVWNLDPVTPAAPPLPPEDPSPRRPQDNGWLTVAPLTLPRLRAPLPLPKMATVMWEVPTRPQAREGATGSS from the exons ATGGCATCCCCGCGAGGATGGCAGTGGGGAGAGCCACGAGCGTTCGGCCGGGCAGTGAAGCTGCTACAGCGCTTGGAAGAGCAATGCAGGGACCCCAGACTTGTTATGGGGCCCCCGTCGCTGCGGATCCTTCTGCCCCGCACCGCTCAACTACTTCGAGAAGTGGCAAAAGCCCGGCGCGAGGCTGAGGGAGACCCCGAGGGTCCCGGTGGCGCTGGGGATTATCTGGTCATCTACCTGGCCAATCTGGAGGCCAAAGGCAGGAAGGTGGCCGAGCTGCTGCCACCCCGAGGCAAAAAGGATGCGAACGAGGAGGTTTTCCGGGAGGGCTCCAGATTCAG GCGACAGCTGGCCAAGCTGGCCCTCATCTTCAGTCACATGCACGCGGAGCTGAGTGCACTCTTCCCTGGGGGGAGGTACTGTGGACACCTGTACCAGCTCACTAAGGGCTCTGCCCACACCTTCTGGAGGGAGCACTGTGGAATCCG GTGCGTGCTTCCCTGGGCGGAGTTCCAGTCCCTGCTGTGTGCTTGCCACCCTGTGGAACCAGGCCCCATCACCCAGGCCTTGCGTTCCACCTTGGACCTCACCTGTAGTGGCCACGTGTCTGTCTTTGAATTTGACATCTTCACCAGGCTCTTCCAG cCGTGGCCGACCCTACTCAAGAACTGGCTGCTCCTGGCTGTCAACCACCCCGGCTACATGGCCTTCTTGACCTATGATGAAGTCCAGACGCGCCTGCAGGCCTGCAGGGACAAACCAGGCAG CTACATCTTCAGGCCCAGCTGTACTCGCCTGGGGCAGTGGGCTATTGGGTACGTGAGTCCCGAGGGAAGCATCCTACAGACCATTCCTCCCAACAAACCCCTGTTCGAGGTGCTCCTGAAAGGACAAAAGGACGGCAT CCTCCTCTACCCTGATGGAAAGAACCACAACCCAGATCTGACTGAGCTGTGCCAGGCAGAACTCCACCAGCGCATTGAGGTATCAGAG GAGCAACTGCAGCTCTATGAAGCCATGAACTCCACATTTGAGCTGTGCAAGATCTGTGCTGAGAGGGACAAGGACGTGAGGATCGAGCCTTGTGGGCACCTTCTCTGCAGCCACTGCCTGGCTACCTGGCAG CAGTCGGATAGCCAGACCTGTCCCTTCTGCCGGTGTCAGATCAAAGGCCACGAGGCTGTGAGTATCTGTCAGGCACAAGAGAGGTCCGTGGAGTTCAGAGCCActgcagaggaagccagagaCAACTGTCACCAAGAAGCTGTGTGGAATCTGGACCCG GTGACTCCCGCTGCTCCCCCATTGCCCCCTGAAGATCCGTCCCCTAGGAGACCCCAAGACAACGGTTGGCTGACAGTG
- the Cblc gene encoding E3 ubiquitin-protein ligase CBL-C isoform X4, with protein MASPRGWQWGEPRAFGRAVKLLQRLEEQCRDPRLVMGPPSLRILLPRTAQLLREVAKARREAEGDPEGPGGAGDYLVIYLANLEAKGRKVAELLPPRGKKDANEEVFREGSRFRRQLAKLALIFSHMHAELSALFPGGRYCGHLYQLTKGSAHTFWREHCGIRCVLPWAEFQSLLCACHPVEPGPITQALRSTLDLTCSGHVSVFEFDIFTRLFQPWPTLLKNWLLLAVNHPGYMAFLTYDEVQTRLQACRDKPGSLLYPDGKNHNPDLTELCQAELHQRIEVSEEQLQLYEAMNSTFELCKICAERDKDVRIEPCGHLLCSHCLATWQQSDSQTCPFCRCQIKGHEAVSICQAQERSVEFRATAEEARDNCHQEAVWNLDPVTPAAPPLPPEDPSPRRPQDNGWLTVAPLTLPRLRAPLPLPKMATVMWEVPTRPQAREGATGSS; from the exons ATGGCATCCCCGCGAGGATGGCAGTGGGGAGAGCCACGAGCGTTCGGCCGGGCAGTGAAGCTGCTACAGCGCTTGGAAGAGCAATGCAGGGACCCCAGACTTGTTATGGGGCCCCCGTCGCTGCGGATCCTTCTGCCCCGCACCGCTCAACTACTTCGAGAAGTGGCAAAAGCCCGGCGCGAGGCTGAGGGAGACCCCGAGGGTCCCGGTGGCGCTGGGGATTATCTGGTCATCTACCTGGCCAATCTGGAGGCCAAAGGCAGGAAGGTGGCCGAGCTGCTGCCACCCCGAGGCAAAAAGGATGCGAACGAGGAGGTTTTCCGGGAGGGCTCCAGATTCAG GCGACAGCTGGCCAAGCTGGCCCTCATCTTCAGTCACATGCACGCGGAGCTGAGTGCACTCTTCCCTGGGGGGAGGTACTGTGGACACCTGTACCAGCTCACTAAGGGCTCTGCCCACACCTTCTGGAGGGAGCACTGTGGAATCCG GTGCGTGCTTCCCTGGGCGGAGTTCCAGTCCCTGCTGTGTGCTTGCCACCCTGTGGAACCAGGCCCCATCACCCAGGCCTTGCGTTCCACCTTGGACCTCACCTGTAGTGGCCACGTGTCTGTCTTTGAATTTGACATCTTCACCAGGCTCTTCCAG cCGTGGCCGACCCTACTCAAGAACTGGCTGCTCCTGGCTGTCAACCACCCCGGCTACATGGCCTTCTTGACCTATGATGAAGTCCAGACGCGCCTGCAGGCCTGCAGGGACAAACCAGGCAG CCTCCTCTACCCTGATGGAAAGAACCACAACCCAGATCTGACTGAGCTGTGCCAGGCAGAACTCCACCAGCGCATTGAGGTATCAGAG GAGCAACTGCAGCTCTATGAAGCCATGAACTCCACATTTGAGCTGTGCAAGATCTGTGCTGAGAGGGACAAGGACGTGAGGATCGAGCCTTGTGGGCACCTTCTCTGCAGCCACTGCCTGGCTACCTGGCAG CAGTCGGATAGCCAGACCTGTCCCTTCTGCCGGTGTCAGATCAAAGGCCACGAGGCTGTGAGTATCTGTCAGGCACAAGAGAGGTCCGTGGAGTTCAGAGCCActgcagaggaagccagagaCAACTGTCACCAAGAAGCTGTGTGGAATCTGGACCCG GTGACTCCCGCTGCTCCCCCATTGCCCCCTGAAGATCCGTCCCCTAGGAGACCCCAAGACAACGGTTGGCTGACAGTG